A single window of Rickettsiella endosymbiont of Dermanyssus gallinae DNA harbors:
- a CDS encoding amino acid permease — translation MAEQAKQQKLGLWMLTALVAGNMIGSGIFLLPASLAEYGSISLLSWIATAGGALLIALVFAKLGTVMPRIGGPYAYCREAFGDFAGFQMAYNYWIALWVGNAAIAVALTAYLSFFFPILAKNALLSCLVSISLVWLMTLVNLLGVRHAGMFQLLTTILKLIPLLLIALVGVFYIHPHYLADFNLTGKSNFTAFSGAATLTLWTFIGLESASVPAGHVENPTRNIPRATILGVLIATAVYILSSIAVMGSLPLSQLAHSNAPYADAARLMFGPIGSVVVAIGAVISCLGALNGWILLQGQIPLAAAQDNLFPRIFEKRSANGTPVVGLVISSVLITVLLLMTLSHSMVKQFTIIILLATLASLIPYFLTTMSELVIFLKYPALFKKGKKLLGSVIIAILAGVYSFWAIIGSGEQTVFYGTLLLLSSVPVYVWMKWQAPEDKINLNTDEQPLPLP, via the coding sequence ATGGCTGAGCAAGCAAAACAACAAAAATTAGGCTTGTGGATGTTAACAGCCTTAGTGGCTGGAAACATGATAGGGTCAGGCATTTTTTTATTGCCGGCCTCTTTGGCAGAATATGGAAGTATTAGTTTACTTTCTTGGATTGCAACCGCTGGTGGTGCTTTGTTAATAGCGTTAGTGTTTGCTAAGCTAGGTACTGTAATGCCACGGATTGGTGGCCCTTATGCGTATTGTCGGGAGGCATTTGGCGATTTTGCTGGATTTCAAATGGCATATAATTACTGGATTGCACTTTGGGTGGGTAATGCAGCAATAGCAGTTGCGCTCACGGCGTATTTGAGCTTTTTTTTTCCTATACTGGCTAAAAATGCGCTGTTATCGTGCCTGGTCAGTATAAGCCTGGTTTGGTTAATGACCTTGGTTAACTTACTAGGGGTTCGACATGCCGGTATGTTTCAATTATTGACAACTATTTTAAAACTTATTCCCTTGTTGCTTATTGCGTTGGTAGGCGTTTTCTATATACATCCTCACTACTTGGCTGATTTTAATTTAACAGGCAAATCTAATTTTACGGCGTTTAGTGGAGCGGCCACATTAACCTTATGGACTTTCATTGGGTTAGAATCAGCCTCAGTACCGGCGGGTCACGTAGAAAACCCTACCCGTAATATTCCTAGAGCAACAATTTTAGGCGTATTGATTGCAACAGCGGTTTATATTCTTAGCAGTATTGCTGTGATGGGAAGCCTGCCTTTGAGCCAGCTCGCGCATTCTAATGCGCCTTATGCCGATGCAGCCCGTTTAATGTTTGGGCCGATAGGTAGTGTCGTTGTGGCTATAGGTGCCGTTATTTCCTGTTTGGGTGCGTTGAATGGTTGGATTTTATTGCAAGGCCAAATCCCTTTAGCTGCCGCTCAAGATAACCTTTTTCCACGCATTTTTGAAAAAAGATCGGCGAATGGTACGCCGGTTGTGGGTTTAGTTATTTCTAGTGTGTTAATTACGGTGCTGTTGTTAATGACCTTAAGCCATTCTATGGTTAAACAGTTTACTATTATTATTTTGTTAGCCACCTTAGCTTCATTGATCCCTTATTTCTTGACGACGATGTCTGAGCTGGTTATTTTTTTGAAATACCCTGCTTTATTTAAAAAAGGTAAAAAACTATTGGGTTCGGTCATTATTGCTATTTTGGCCGGCGTTTATTCTTTTTGGGCTATTATTGGCTCAGGCGAGCAGACCGTATTTTATGGCACCTTATTATTATTGAGCAGTGTTCCTGTGTATGTTTGGATGAAGTGGCAAGCGCCTGAAGACAAGATAAACTTAAATACAGACGAGCAACCTTTACCTTTACCCTGA
- a CDS encoding mechanosensitive ion channel domain-containing protein — protein MYKLVVLLIFLFGSFSTTAFAELSNQSPLLTSAQQQLVAEQTRSRLLAKKLQGLQDEQKNLYAQPITQKSLDRLDLMITMAKADLESINLTLQTTQQSTDLVLDSIRNVPEKWQNVDRSIPATQAQQANLQQYVQERRGLFKLQQQRTKTLQQSRDIIQQTLAFSEEWKRDLQRKYQLQEQTNREQSLDGLAARLDQEQKKWVIRLNQWNEELRKAETTGFLNNTSYDQIEFNIFEAEERNNLLETELNTAKIANKLQILENAFNQKLPLSTLSNLQHQIENINEQTQVSASLLQKKLKFLQSYAQLVDKDLKGEGVNLVQDKTQLAVLQSISTGYQALLLKTKQLQERVKAQQLSVAQQLKLQLANRQGLPGWNLGAWFALGKTIGQIPALTLEKLAGLYDPIMSKLELVSGWQWLIGVIGFLLWFALWLKVRRFLAVDRVRLQQRSRGFFSAQTVIVVLQLLQRHLTGIMLLAALIGLLFLLNIPLKLFFLIISVSVVCLGFSIVIQLAHILLLENTTDESGHDVKLYYRLRTTLLIGGIITLATILVNQLPVNYEVQDLFGRLFMFFLLVVALVLMKGWEVVPTLLEPYIENKHAYLKRIIRWLSFLIPFSLLTNALIGLVGYVELAWAIAHYQGLFLIALTAYLLLRGLLDELIRWASEQCIRRFRNGWLWSQALLKPFHQILKLALLILSIMGLFELYGWGDRVPVINTNVSKLLGTKLFDITNTVAVTGLTVVQLAVLVVILIWIAHWSREFAYRWLFVHTKDLGLRNSLSIFTQYTLIAIGITIGLNILGLTWANISLIFGLFSLGVGLGLRDLFNNFFTGIFLLLERPVKVGDWVTVGNYDGQVSHIGARSITVTTDDRQELLVPNADIFSKNFINWTHRDSVVRALVTVKSNRNDNPNRIRDIILQVLATVPKILTNPKPEVYFKEIDKVLLEFKVEYYVDLNHISSRSGVRSQFLFSLWERFSSEGILPPEAPHDVHIAGKIDLQPSS, from the coding sequence TTGTATAAGCTAGTTGTTTTATTAATTTTTTTATTTGGTAGTTTTAGTACAACTGCTTTTGCTGAGCTATCTAATCAATCGCCTTTATTGACGTCAGCTCAGCAACAATTAGTTGCCGAGCAAACGCGTAGTCGCTTACTCGCAAAAAAACTACAGGGTTTGCAGGATGAACAAAAAAATCTTTACGCGCAGCCTATAACTCAAAAATCATTAGATAGACTTGATCTGATGATTACGATGGCAAAGGCAGACTTAGAAAGTATCAATTTAACCCTGCAGACTACACAACAATCTACGGATCTCGTTCTCGATTCTATTCGAAATGTACCCGAAAAGTGGCAAAATGTGGATCGAAGTATTCCTGCTACTCAAGCGCAGCAAGCAAATCTACAACAGTATGTGCAGGAACGCCGAGGTTTATTTAAGCTACAACAACAACGAACTAAAACGTTGCAGCAATCACGAGATATTATTCAGCAAACATTGGCTTTTTCTGAAGAATGGAAACGGGATTTACAGAGAAAATATCAACTTCAAGAACAAACAAACCGGGAACAATCCTTAGATGGTTTGGCCGCTCGTTTAGATCAAGAGCAAAAAAAATGGGTTATACGCTTAAACCAATGGAACGAAGAATTAAGAAAAGCTGAGACAACAGGTTTTTTGAATAATACCTCTTACGATCAGATTGAGTTTAATATATTTGAAGCGGAAGAAAGAAATAATTTATTAGAAACAGAGCTTAATACAGCGAAAATAGCGAATAAATTACAAATATTAGAGAATGCTTTTAATCAGAAGCTTCCATTAAGTACGCTCAGTAATTTACAGCATCAAATTGAAAACATTAATGAGCAAACACAGGTTTCAGCAAGCTTATTGCAAAAAAAGCTTAAGTTTTTACAAAGCTATGCGCAGTTAGTGGACAAAGATTTAAAAGGGGAGGGGGTTAATTTAGTTCAGGATAAAACGCAACTTGCGGTTTTACAGTCAATTTCTACAGGTTATCAAGCATTACTTCTCAAAACCAAGCAATTACAAGAACGAGTTAAAGCGCAACAACTGTCAGTAGCGCAACAGTTGAAATTACAACTGGCTAATCGACAGGGGTTACCTGGCTGGAATTTAGGGGCATGGTTTGCATTAGGAAAGACCATTGGCCAAATTCCTGCATTAACACTTGAAAAGTTAGCTGGCCTTTATGATCCCATCATGAGCAAGCTTGAATTAGTATCAGGTTGGCAGTGGTTAATTGGGGTGATTGGGTTTCTGCTATGGTTTGCTTTATGGTTAAAAGTACGTCGTTTTTTAGCGGTAGATAGGGTTCGCTTACAACAACGTAGCCGCGGTTTTTTTTCGGCACAAACAGTGATTGTGGTATTACAACTGTTACAACGTCATTTAACCGGGATTATGTTGTTAGCCGCGTTAATAGGGTTATTGTTTTTATTAAATATACCTCTCAAATTATTCTTTTTAATTATTAGTGTCAGCGTGGTTTGCTTAGGATTCAGTATTGTTATTCAGCTGGCACATATTTTGTTATTAGAAAATACAACCGATGAAAGTGGCCACGACGTCAAATTATATTATCGTCTACGCACCACGCTGTTAATTGGCGGGATTATTACCTTAGCGACTATTTTAGTTAATCAATTGCCGGTTAACTATGAAGTACAAGATCTTTTTGGTCGCTTATTTATGTTTTTTCTTTTGGTGGTTGCTTTGGTATTAATGAAAGGTTGGGAAGTGGTCCCCACCTTATTAGAACCCTATATAGAAAATAAACATGCCTATTTAAAACGGATTATACGTTGGTTAAGTTTTTTAATTCCATTTAGTTTATTAACGAATGCGCTGATTGGCTTAGTGGGTTACGTTGAATTAGCGTGGGCTATTGCGCATTATCAAGGTTTGTTTTTAATAGCGCTTACGGCTTATCTGTTACTCAGAGGGCTTTTAGATGAGCTGATTCGTTGGGCTTCTGAACAATGTATTCGTCGTTTTAGGAATGGTTGGTTGTGGAGTCAGGCTTTATTAAAGCCGTTTCATCAGATTTTAAAACTAGCGTTACTTATATTATCTATTATGGGATTGTTTGAACTGTATGGTTGGGGGGATAGAGTTCCTGTTATTAATACCAATGTGAGCAAATTATTAGGCACTAAATTGTTTGATATTACAAATACGGTAGCAGTAACAGGTTTAACGGTTGTACAGTTAGCGGTTCTCGTGGTTATCTTGATATGGATTGCGCATTGGTCGCGTGAATTTGCTTATCGTTGGTTGTTTGTACATACCAAAGATTTAGGGTTACGTAATAGTTTATCCATTTTCACACAATACACGCTGATTGCTATTGGCATTACCATTGGTTTAAATATTTTGGGATTAACGTGGGCTAATATATCCCTTATTTTTGGGCTTTTTTCTTTAGGGGTTGGTTTAGGATTACGTGATCTATTTAATAACTTTTTTACCGGCATTTTTTTATTATTAGAGCGGCCTGTAAAAGTAGGGGATTGGGTTACAGTAGGTAATTATGATGGGCAAGTTTCCCATATAGGTGCACGTTCTATTACAGTAACTACCGATGATCGTCAGGAGCTATTAGTTCCTAATGCAGATATTTTTAGTAAAAACTTTATCAACTGGACGCATCGCGATAGCGTTGTACGTGCACTAGTAACAGTGAAGTCTAATCGTAATGATAATCCTAATCGGATTAGGGATATTATTTTACAAGTATTAGCAACCGTTCCAAAAATTTTGACCAATCCAAAGCCCGAAGTTTATTTTAAAGAAATTGATAAAGTACTTTTAGAATTTAAAGTCGAATATTATGTGGATTTAAATCATATTAGCTCACGGTCGGGTGTGCGTTCTCAGTTTTTATTTAGTCTGTGGGAACGTTTTTCAAGCGAAGGCATTTTACCGCCTGAAGCACCGCATGACGTGCATATTGCAGGAAAAATAGATCTTCAGCCATCGAGCTAA
- a CDS encoding undecaprenyldiphospho-muramoylpentapeptide beta-N-acetylglucosaminyltransferase, with product MKILFTGGGSAGHVTPNFPLIQLLKNKGATIFYVGSKQGIERSLVAPLNIPYYSVTTGKLRRYWSWENFLTPFQLVFGIAQSFLLCRSLKPNIIFSKGGFVALPVVIGGWLSRIPVVIHESDLTPGLANRLSFPFAKLICVTFPVTTQYFKNKAKVLVTGVPIRESLYQGDRSKGLRFCGFSEAKPVLLIMAGGLGSVDINNMIRRLLVPLTSKFQVIHLCGKGKLGEYFSNVPDYKQFEYLQEELADVLASADLVISRAGATSIYELIALKKPHILLPLSKQASRGDQIKNADYFSKQGLSAVLYAEEFSDEKFLQTAFDCYADLEVIKNKLTSFKQSDSARLIVDTLVALSES from the coding sequence ATGAAAATATTATTCACGGGTGGTGGCTCAGCTGGTCACGTCACGCCGAATTTTCCTTTGATTCAACTGCTTAAGAATAAAGGAGCCACTATTTTTTATGTGGGCTCAAAGCAAGGTATCGAGCGTTCTCTTGTTGCGCCATTAAATATTCCCTATTATTCAGTTACAACGGGTAAGTTACGGCGTTATTGGTCTTGGGAAAATTTTTTAACCCCTTTTCAGCTCGTTTTTGGTATTGCACAAAGTTTTTTACTTTGCCGTAGCCTTAAACCCAATATTATTTTTTCTAAAGGCGGTTTTGTCGCTTTACCTGTTGTCATTGGTGGGTGGTTAAGCCGCATTCCTGTCGTTATTCACGAATCGGATTTAACGCCTGGATTAGCAAATCGTTTAAGTTTTCCTTTTGCTAAACTTATTTGCGTGACATTTCCTGTCACCACTCAATATTTTAAAAATAAAGCTAAGGTATTAGTGACGGGCGTACCCATTCGTGAGTCTTTATATCAGGGTGATCGGAGTAAAGGTTTAAGGTTTTGTGGTTTTAGTGAAGCAAAGCCGGTGTTATTAATTATGGCAGGAGGCTTGGGCTCTGTTGATATTAACAACATGATTCGACGCTTGTTAGTACCTCTAACAAGCAAATTTCAGGTTATCCATCTTTGTGGTAAAGGGAAATTAGGTGAGTATTTCTCAAATGTTCCAGATTATAAGCAGTTTGAATATCTGCAAGAAGAATTGGCAGATGTTTTAGCCAGTGCAGATTTAGTGATTAGCCGAGCGGGCGCCACTTCCATTTATGAGCTTATAGCACTAAAAAAACCACATATTTTATTGCCACTCTCTAAACAAGCCAGTCGTGGCGATCAAATAAAAAACGCGGATTATTTTTCTAAACAAGGATTAAGTGCCGTTTTATATGCAGAAGAATTTTCAGATGAAAAATTTTTACAAACTGCTTTTGATTGTTATGCCGATTTAGAAGTTATAAAAAATAAATTAACCAGTTTTAAACAATCTGATAGTGCCCGTTTAATTGTTGATACGTTAGTAGCGCTTAGCGAGAGTTAG
- a CDS encoding hybrid sensor histidine kinase/response regulator: MPTEIQFLKEKDLKEYIAKIDNSIISSAEHIDSNDIIPINRFIIGCNGSLLWVNERLLKLSSIDNLSTILGKDVSIFGEMAKEGFKRVLEIKTEETVEEEYKGKHYITTRKPIFDENDQIKYVIGAAIDITKQKQAHIAKQVFLQNVAHDIRTPLAGIIGLAQLQKMGLDSLEEAKEHGEMIHDAGNQLLELLSAVVNTIDSKQMTDSVKAEPLDLSGLAKELHALMGPAVYTKGLKFPFALDPKLPLVFGDRIKLKRVLINLVSNAVKFTKEGTISLAIKLLSIENNHANLEIKVSDTGIGMAEDKLDKIFDRFYRVHPAHLEEYKGYGLGLYLVKESLDLLGGEIQVSSEEGKGTCFSLQFKFTLSNKIPDKIETVLPSISESTTKTGTVLIVEDNVIARYTHKCLLQKEGYAVSETIDGKATLEALKKGTFVWALLDIGLLELTGSEVCKEYRQWEKENNKPHLPVFVLTGHGVEEVEEECKEAGIDRVFTKPLTNKIMQDIEAFIKAS, translated from the coding sequence ATGCCAACGGAGATTCAGTTTTTAAAAGAAAAAGACTTAAAAGAATATATAGCTAAAATAGATAATAGTATTATTTCTAGCGCAGAGCATATAGATAGTAATGACATTATACCTATAAATAGATTTATTATAGGATGTAATGGTAGTCTCTTATGGGTAAATGAAAGATTATTAAAACTATCTAGCATAGATAATTTATCTACTATTTTAGGTAAAGATGTAAGTATCTTTGGAGAGATGGCTAAAGAGGGATTTAAAAGAGTTTTAGAGATAAAAACTGAGGAAACAGTAGAAGAAGAATATAAGGGAAAACACTACATCACGACCAGAAAGCCTATTTTTGATGAAAATGATCAAATTAAATATGTTATAGGCGCGGCTATTGATATTACCAAACAAAAACAAGCTCATATTGCCAAACAAGTATTTTTGCAAAACGTGGCGCATGATATCAGAACACCACTAGCAGGGATTATAGGTCTTGCCCAGTTACAAAAAATGGGTTTAGATTCGCTGGAAGAAGCAAAAGAACATGGCGAAATGATTCATGATGCAGGTAATCAGCTATTGGAACTACTGAGCGCCGTTGTAAACACCATTGATAGTAAACAGATGACGGATTCAGTGAAGGCAGAACCACTGGATTTATCAGGGCTTGCTAAAGAACTGCATGCGTTGATGGGACCTGCTGTGTATACAAAAGGTTTGAAGTTTCCATTCGCACTTGATCCAAAACTACCGCTTGTTTTCGGTGATCGAATTAAATTAAAACGCGTGTTAATTAATCTAGTATCAAATGCAGTTAAGTTTACTAAAGAGGGTACTATCAGTTTAGCTATTAAGCTGTTATCTATAGAGAATAATCATGCCAACCTAGAAATAAAGGTTTCAGATACAGGTATTGGTATGGCCGAAGATAAATTGGATAAAATATTTGATCGTTTTTACCGCGTCCATCCTGCCCATCTAGAGGAATATAAAGGTTATGGTCTTGGTTTATACCTAGTAAAGGAATCGTTAGATTTATTAGGTGGTGAAATACAGGTAAGCAGTGAAGAAGGAAAGGGAACCTGCTTTAGTTTACAATTTAAGTTTACTTTATCGAATAAAATTCCAGATAAAATAGAAACAGTATTACCATCTATTTCTGAAAGTACCACTAAAACAGGCACTGTTTTGATTGTCGAGGATAATGTCATAGCACGCTATACGCATAAATGCCTATTACAGAAAGAAGGCTATGCGGTAAGCGAAACGATTGATGGTAAAGCCACATTGGAAGCTTTAAAAAAGGGTACTTTTGTATGGGCATTGCTAGATATTGGTTTACTTGAGTTAACAGGTAGCGAAGTATGCAAAGAATATCGTCAATGGGAAAAAGAAAATAACAAACCGCACTTACCCGTTTTTGTACTGACAGGTCACGGTGTAGAAGAGGTGGAAGAAGAATGTAAAGAAGCGGGTATCGATCGTGTTTTCACAAAACCCTTGACCAATAAAATCATGCAGGACATTGAAGCTTTTATTAAGGCTAGTTGA
- a CDS encoding translocation/assembly module TamB domain-containing protein: MTIRKFSSLRWIIFYSITLFFLSLGYLAVTTQKGLEIASQLTRHWLPGTLKITELNGRLLGPIQIKDLSYKDADTTLTISSVQFDWHWSALLHGQFSIASLSIDKLILAIKEQEKQKDSAASETTINDFQLPTFFKHIHLNSMDIKQSILRYGANTLSLDGSLHKQWNFNWQLTIPQLASLLSDSKGQLFLQGQINGNYSSPHFYLSLLKTNLSYLDWQLNQIQGSFDLDSLDSKKWLLDLKAVQFKNNTFSLNPVHISLNGSLQPFSLQGNLSGFKLSRKDETLVTHNLNIPSSQITAKLTPEGLAASLITNPSVADQLSAYIQLPHYKYSLEINPKQTIKANIQLTLKNLNYFSTFIPAVKNPQGALNTQLNLSGLLFSPSINGELNLKNTSTQIPLLGLYLKNMNLVLHTDKNVLQGSGRLDSGKGTLTFQSKTQLNQPEFPSLITLQGNNLEISHTREFKITASPSLQIQANTQRIEATGLIAFPKALIKINDNTFNGHELSNDVVFVNHKKETASLPFTYKNNIKLQLGDDIQFNYQGLRTKITGNLDINQTSDHPILATGVLSLTEGEYTYYGQSLKLQPHSLLSFANSPIDNPNIDVTANKNVWVLPKISTANNSGAPKSKLGSSSFISSALQTTQPIQATVGVRLQGYLENPKITLYANPTNAITSQLEILSYLVTGQPSDQLSAASMQLLLGAATQAGGEKTGVGHLINKAQKKMGIDQLTIGVNPIFNPNTNKLQQNTSLIIGKSFSPRLNVSYSLGLLDPISVLQINYLLNKNFSLQSTNSNFANGIDLLYKLEKN; encoded by the coding sequence ATGACAATAAGAAAATTTTCTTCTTTACGTTGGATTATCTTCTATAGCATAACGTTGTTTTTTTTAAGCCTAGGTTATTTAGCGGTAACCACACAAAAGGGTTTAGAAATAGCCAGTCAATTAACCCGACACTGGTTACCCGGAACTTTAAAAATCACGGAACTAAACGGCCGCTTACTTGGTCCTATTCAGATAAAAGATTTAAGTTATAAGGACGCGGACACAACACTTACTATTTCATCTGTTCAATTTGATTGGCATTGGAGCGCCTTACTACATGGCCAATTCAGTATAGCTTCGTTATCGATTGATAAGCTTATTTTAGCTATCAAAGAACAAGAAAAACAAAAAGACAGCGCGGCATCTGAAACAACTATAAATGATTTCCAACTACCCACATTTTTTAAACATATTCATCTAAACTCAATGGATATTAAACAATCCATCTTGCGCTATGGTGCTAATACTTTAAGCTTAGATGGTTCGTTACATAAACAATGGAATTTTAATTGGCAATTAACTATCCCACAATTAGCAAGCCTTCTTTCAGATAGTAAAGGCCAACTTTTTTTACAAGGGCAAATAAATGGGAATTACTCATCACCTCATTTTTATCTTTCCCTTCTAAAAACCAATCTAAGTTATTTAGATTGGCAATTAAACCAAATTCAAGGATCATTTGATTTAGATAGCCTGGACAGCAAAAAATGGCTGTTAGACCTAAAAGCTGTTCAATTTAAAAATAATACCTTTTCTTTAAATCCCGTTCATATAAGCCTCAACGGAAGCTTACAACCTTTTTCTTTGCAGGGAAATTTATCCGGCTTTAAGCTCTCGCGAAAAGATGAAACCCTTGTAACGCACAATCTAAATATACCTTCTAGCCAAATAACGGCAAAATTAACTCCGGAAGGCTTAGCCGCAAGCTTGATAACAAATCCTAGTGTTGCCGATCAACTCAGTGCATATATCCAACTCCCGCATTACAAATATTCCCTTGAGATAAATCCAAAGCAGACAATAAAAGCAAACATTCAACTCACATTAAAAAATTTAAACTATTTCTCTACTTTTATTCCTGCTGTAAAAAATCCACAAGGTGCTCTAAATACACAACTTAATTTATCTGGTCTTCTATTCTCACCCTCTATAAATGGAGAGCTCAATTTAAAAAATACAAGTACACAAATACCGTTGCTAGGCCTTTATTTGAAAAACATGAATCTTGTATTGCATACCGATAAAAATGTACTGCAAGGATCCGGACGATTAGACTCTGGAAAAGGCACATTGACATTCCAATCAAAAACACAGCTAAATCAGCCCGAGTTTCCTAGCCTTATCACTTTACAAGGAAATAACCTGGAAATTAGCCATACAAGAGAATTTAAAATTACTGCTTCGCCTTCATTGCAAATACAAGCGAATACACAGCGTATTGAAGCAACGGGCCTTATCGCTTTTCCAAAAGCCCTCATTAAAATTAATGACAATACTTTTAATGGCCATGAACTATCAAATGATGTGGTATTTGTTAATCATAAAAAAGAAACTGCCTCTCTTCCATTTACCTATAAAAATAATATTAAATTACAATTGGGAGATGACATTCAATTTAATTATCAAGGACTACGCACTAAAATCACAGGAAATTTAGATATTAATCAAACCAGCGATCATCCCATTTTAGCAACCGGTGTACTATCTCTCACCGAAGGGGAATATACTTATTATGGCCAAAGCTTAAAACTACAACCACATTCATTACTAAGCTTCGCCAATAGCCCTATCGATAACCCCAACATCGATGTTACTGCTAATAAAAATGTATGGGTTTTACCTAAAATTAGCACTGCAAATAATTCAGGGGCACCAAAATCAAAGTTAGGATCTTCTAGTTTTATCTCATCCGCATTACAAACAACACAACCTATTCAAGCAACGGTAGGTGTACGTCTACAAGGCTATCTTGAGAATCCTAAAATTACGCTATATGCCAACCCTACCAATGCCATCACTTCTCAATTAGAAATCCTCTCTTACTTAGTCACTGGCCAACCGAGCGATCAGCTTAGTGCGGCTAGTATGCAATTATTGCTCGGTGCTGCCACACAGGCCGGCGGAGAAAAAACGGGTGTTGGCCACTTGATTAACAAAGCGCAGAAGAAAATGGGTATTGATCAATTAACGATCGGCGTTAATCCAATCTTTAATCCCAATACTAATAAGCTACAACAAAATACTTCTTTAATTATTGGTAAAAGCTTCTCGCCACGCCTGAATGTTTCTTATAGTTTAGGATTACTTGATCCCATTAGTGTTCTACAAATCAATTATTTACTCAATAAGAATTTCTCATTGCAAAGCACCAATAGTAACTTTGCGAATGGAATTGATTTACTTTATAAATTAGAAAAAAATTAA